A region of the Paramormyrops kingsleyae isolate MSU_618 chromosome 6, PKINGS_0.4, whole genome shotgun sequence genome:
ACTGTGCCTTGAGGAACACCTGAGCAGGTCAGTGAAGAGGAGCCGCCTCCAGCAGAGTAAGCGTGAGGAGCGGAAGCTGACGGAGCTGCAGAGGGCCTTATCTCTGCGGAGAGAGATTTTCACTTACCCTGTGGCCAAACTTAGTGGTAAGCAACATATGCAGTAGAGCAAGAACGCAATTGCTACTAAAACAATGTAAAATTCTGGTAGCATTTTGATGAATGAAGTATAGTGACTTGATTGAAACTTTTAAATAACAGCAAAACAGTAATCTGTTCTGCATCCTTCTGCCTGTGAGTTATGAGCCTTCAGTTACATGGTTACTCTTGCTTTCACAGATCCAGATACATTAGATGAGTCTCTATCAGACTCTGCACTTCTAAAGGAAGGTAAGTATGCTGCCTGTATATCACCAATGTGTGATGTAGCGAATGGATTCTAACCAAAGCCCTGTTTCATAGTACCTTGTGGGACAGGCACAGATATTGCTGAATAATATGTGAAATGTACTTACCTGTAAGATacattacatatatttatagCCAATACTAACTCCGTTTTACTGCCTACAGAAGTGAAAGACCAGGCAACACATGTGTTCTCCGAACACCTTTGTTCAGAAGACCCCCCAGAACATCTTCAGCACCAACCCCGGGACCCCCCTCCGGACGTTCTGGAAGGGCCAAGGCCGACACAGAGCTGCAGGGTGGAGTATGAGCGCTGCCCCGTCCCGAACTCGCCGTGGAAGGAGTCCAGCCTGGACCAGCCCTATCGGAAGCCTATCAAGACCCAGTCTGCTAACAGCAGTCGCTCCtggtaaaaataaacatatttgaCAAAAACATTATAATTTTAATATCTTGACGAGCAGAATGGTTCGGTTGTTACATAGTAGCTTGATATCTCTGGGGTGGGTTTTTGAATCCTGGCCCTGGCTTGtttgtgtagagtttgcatgtgtttGGGCAGGTTTCCCCTTGCGCTCAACCCTCCAGTTAATGCAATGCTTGTTCTTTCCAAAAAGTAGAGGCACATCAGTTTGGATACAAGCTTATGCTAATGTTTCCCACTAAATTCACAGTGGGAGCCTTCTAATTTTTTTGAAAAGAGGTATTAAGTAACACGTAACAATTTGAAGAGTGGATATCGGTTGGTTGAAGAAATGGAGGGTTTTGCTGAAACATGCACTTGACTGACAGACCAAGAAGAAAGCAAACTGGGTTATGAAGCGAGGTTGTGCAATGCAGAGATTTCTGCCAAAGTGGCCTCTGCCTTAGTGTGTTCCATCGAGCCTTCCGCTTTGGATAAATCTTAATGCAGTACATAGACACCGGAGCCAGTCCTATGGAGCACAGGGACAGCACACCCTGGATGCTATGCTGTTAATGCTGTGCCCTAAATGacatcatttttacatttacattacctTTACTTCTTGAAAAATGCATGCTGTGGTAGATGGTTCGATGGATATACACAATGGTATATATCTAGGTATTGTAAATAGTTTCTAGTTTTAGCTGAATTATCTGATTTATCATTAATTTATAAGCATATTGTCTTGTTTTTCCACTGTGGGGGACTATTTCTGCTGTTTTGTACTTTAAGTCTCTTTTGCATTCCAATGCACCTGTTGCACAAGGCCGGTAAAGACCTTGAATCTTGAATTTGATAACTGGACTGTATCCTTAGAGTTCTGTCTTCCTCTCCATGCCTGTAGCAGCCCAGTGGTGACCCCACGTTCCACACCTGTGCACCTCCAGCTGGGAGATGCCCTCCCACCACTGGTCCTTGCTCAGACACCGGGCCAGAGTGaggcctgcagcgccccctgcaccCCGGAGCTGCCACAACGCCGCCCGCACTTCCAGTCATTCAGGTGAGCCCTGAGGCCTGTCAGTCTGGCGATATCGAGCAGGAGCAGGACTGTGTGGTGCCCTACAGTAATATCATGTCTTACGTTGTACTCTTGTATACAGAAGAGACTAATCATCAATGACATGTTATTTTGCTTAGTGAACACAAAGGCATTCCTATTTCTTTTCAGTGGCATGTGATACTCCGCAGGTGTACTTAGGCTTGCAGTCCTTTTTTCTGTGGCTCATGCGTTGCTTCTCTGGCAGACTGCCCAGGTATCAGACTCCGGACACATCAGAAAAGAATCGGGCACCAGGACAGCTGCTGTGCCTACGACCCCGCGACCTTTCCATGACCCCGCCGGAGTACTCGGCCCTAATGGCTGGCTTTGGGAAGCTGCGATATGCGTCCAGCTCTGAGGACAGCAGCTCGGAGCACTCTGTATCCTCACACACCAGCTCTCCTGGTCGCGACAGCCCCAGCGAGATGACCAGGTCGTGCCCACCCCCATACGGATACTATATCGCCCATCACAGCAGCTCAAATGACACCAGACGCCAATTCAGTCCTCATGAAAGCAGACTCCATAGAGGTCCCCCAAACAGCGGTCCTCACGTCAGCAGCTGCCCCCACAACAGGCAGCACACTGGGCACCTCAAGGGGCCCCAGCCACAGTCCGGGAGCAGCTTCTGCAGGCCCTCTCAGGTTCAACATCCAACCAGCTGCAACACGGCTCTAATGGGACAAGAGCTGGGATACCCCCCCGAGTTGGATGTGGCACGTCTCTACTTAAGTCCGCCCCCTCTGGCCCAAGGTGCCGCGCCACAGTACAATCACTGGAATGGGAGAGCTCCACCCCCCCATGTCAGGCTGGCCCGCGCCCCTTCCCTCAGGGAGTACCCGCAGCACCACAGCTGGGCGTCTCCCCAGGGACTTGTGTCCGAGGAGCTGCGCAGTTGGCAGCAGCGCACGCAGAGTCGCGAGGCCCGCTCGCGCTCCCTGGACAGGACTGGGGCTGAAAGGGCGTCCCAGCCACAAACTGCAGGCCTGCAGGTAAGCACCAGACATGTGCTATATAACATACATCAATAAATGACTGAGAAGTTCCCAAGATTTGCTGTTTACGtaatatttatgtaatttattatacCGGAAAACAGTTGCTGTTTATTACTAATTATGAATTAGTGAAGAGCCGCCTGTTCATTTAGGTGTCTGTGACGTCTAGCCCTCCACCACGTAAGTCGGTCATGTGATCATCTTCTTTTCTGCTCCCGCAGGCCCCCAAGGTTCCCCAGAGACGAATCCTGCAGAGAGCCCCTGACGGGACCCCTGTGCAGTGGTTTGAAGAGGAGGAGTGCGAGATAGTGAGCCAGGTGTAGATCGGAACACAAGGTTCCTGTTACTGTGCTGCCACTCGAGGATTCTGCTGTATGTGTAGCTCGATGTTTAAATGAGCACTTTTGGGTTGAATCCTCCCCTCAAGAGCAGAAGAGTAAGGCCAGTGGTCAGTGGCCTGGGGAGAGCGCACCCCCCACAAGAGACACTCTCAGCTGCTATTCATCATGTGCTTGAAACAAGCCAACGATCCCTGTGTAAGGCTGTATGCCTGTCTACTGCTGTAGGCAAATATTAAACTGACTGAATATGCTCTTTGCATAGTTTCTGCTGATATTTCTTACATTAAAATTATAATACTATTATATCAAGGACACTGTGATTTGTGTCTGAATAATGTCAGCTCTACATTAATAAACTAGGGGCTATAAAATAGAAATTTAAAAATAGCAGCTTATAGAGACAACAGGCTTAGCTTTAGCTTTCTTTTCTTAGGTGATTTACATTTATCTTCCACTGTCATTtagtatattttgtattttttgttatgCATATTTTACATGAGTCTGGCAACTGTCTAAAGTACTGTATTTCTGTGaaaatgttatattttataataaagtatttatcaTTTTCGATGTAGCAAAGTGCTTTTTAAGCAGGCTTGTCTATCATGAGCCCCAAAAAGTAACCCTTAAGTGATAAGAATCAAGTTACTAGAGGGGCATGACCGTACAGCCCCCGCACAAATGAGGTAGGAAGGTGCTGGTAATTCTCACGCTGAGGCAGGAAATTGCATAAATGTTTCCATGGTGACCCCTACTGGATTATTGATGAAATGTATTGATATCTATGCCTTTATTTTGTTTACTTTAAAATGCTTAGTTAGAGTAGAAAAATCGTCcactaataaaaataaaatcacgcATATAATGAATGGAGCATGACGAGTTCAGTAGTAAAGCAGAGTATTTTTGTCAGGTGACGAAACACTAAGAAGTAGTTGTGTATATTCTGTCTGTGACTCTCCTCTCTGTATATTTCAAACACTTGGAAGACTGGTGTCACGCTGTTTCACAACATGCCTGAAGAGTGTCATGTGTGACTCACCATAAGGCGCCCCCCGCCCTGTGGAAATCGCGTCCTGCCCACGTCGTCAGGCTGGAACAGGGTGTCTCTTCATCAGCTTCTCCTGAGGGAGTTTCACCCTGGGTGGAAAGCTAATTACCCTGGACGTCTTTGTAATTCTCAGGATCAGTACTAAGCTAAACCAACAAACTCCACCTTTACAAAAGAACTGAAGTTCAGTTCCCGTATTTATGAAGCGCCTGGGAATCACTCATAAGAATCACGCTAAAAGTCTCACTGGAATAAAAGTTAGGACTACCTCAGAGTAGGACATGAGAAGTAGTTAAGGCACACATTACTGGACATGTCTGTATCATTTAGTTTCATTTGGTGTCATATTTATTAGTCCATTAATTCTATCCTTTGATCTTTTAACTGACACAGCTAAGTTAAGAGTAACGTTAAAGTATTGCAAGATCTCTCAAAAGGAATGATCTTTTTTCCTTCcttgactgattttttttctcctcccatGTCTTCTAGCAAATGTTATTCCATCCCTGTCAAGCCGGTATCTTTCTATAAGCTGTGCTGTCCAGCCTTTCTGACACGTCTCTCCTTTACTGTaagaaaattaacaaaacactCATACTCCCAACTCCTAAGAGTAGGACCAAAATTGCGTCACTCAGAATTTTGGGCCACTTAGTACCATTTACCAaaaataatatgataatatGATTTGACATTATGACATTAGCCAGAATCAGTGATTCTTAACAAAAATATCCATTCTGCAACAATAATCAGTGTGGAATTTTCAGTTCCATAGTGTAGTGTAATGATGGACATTGCctctaaaacatttttaaacactGTACTGAGGATTGATAAACCAGGCTGACCTGAAACCACAGGGTAGATTCTCAGCAGATCACTGATTCTTTTAAAGTGGGAGTTATCATAACACAATAAGCCATAGTCCATAGTGCAGTGATGCAGTAGCAGTATATTTTCGAGATAACCTGTTCCAGGGATACTGGtgtttggtaatgctttacattaactgtaccCTCATAAAgaattcattatgcattcatagaacattcataagctgCAAAAAAGTCTACCTTAACATTCTAACATACCTTAATAGCTTTAATAttcactgcctggccaaaaaaaaggtcacagtttaatattttgttggGCCTGCACATTCATTAATGCATTGTTTCCATGTGCTTATGCAGcatctcaacattttttttcatccagatttgcattaattctTGCATTAACTATGTGCTGCCCAATTCACGTGTGAAAGTGATTCCTTGCACTCCCTAAACCACTCTTTAACAGTTTGAGCCCTATGGATCTTGGCATTATCATCCCTGAATATGCCCATGTCTTTAGGTAAGAAAAAACCCATTAATGGGATAActtggccattcagtagattcaggtattCAGCTGAATTCACCTTATGGCTGTATAAGGTTGCTAAGCTTTAATAAAGATCCTATCCTTGGCTTTTAAGTACCTGCTGATTTGAATTCAAGTGGTGACTTTtatttggccaggcagtgtacattaaaaataaatattatatgatAATATAATTGTATAGTGGTTGTTATTGATGTAAATTAACGCTGTTAATTATGGAGATGAACTGAAATTCTtaattatgaaggtgcactgaatgttgtaTGAATGAATTACAAAGttacactgaatgttctatgaatgcattgcAAAGGTACAccgaatgttctatgaatgcattaagaaggtacactgaatgttatatgaatgcattacgaAGATGCACTGAATGTTTTATCAATGCATTAAGAAGGTAcattgaatgttctatgaatgcattataaaggtacaCTCAGTTTTCTGtgaatgcatcatgaaggtgcacacAATGATTTAAAAGAAGCATTTGTAAGGTGCGCTCAATGATTTACGAATGCATTAGTAAGGTGCGCTCAATGATTTACGAATGCATTAGAAAGGTTCGCTCAGTGATTTACGAATGCATTAGTAAGGTGTGCTCAGTGATTTACGAATGCATTAGTAAGGTGCGCTCAATGATTTACGAATGCATTAGTAAGGTGAGCTCAGTGATTTACGAATGCATTAGTAAGGTGTGCTCAGTGATTTACGAATGCATTAGTAAGGTGCGCTCAGTGATTTACGAATGCATTAGTAAGGTGCGCTCAATGATTTACGAATGCACTAGTAAGGTGCGCTCAGTGATTTACGAATGCATTAGTAAGGTGCGCTCAATGATTTACGAATGCACTAGTAAGGTGCGCTCAGTGATTTACGAATGCATTAGTAAGGTGCGCTCAATGATTTACGAATGCATTAGTAAGGTGCGCTCAGTGATTTACGAATGCATTAGTAAGGTGTGCTCAGTGATTTACGAATGCATTAGTAAGGTGCGCTCAATGATTTACGAATGCATTAGAAAGGTTCGCTCAGTGATTTACGAATGCATTAGTAAGGTGCGCTCAGTGATTTACGAATGCATTAGTAAGGTGAGCTCAGTGATTTACGAATGCATTAGTAAGGTGTGCTCAGTGATTTACGAATGCATTAGTAAGGTGCGCTCAATGATTTACGAATGCATTAGTAAGATGCGCTCAATGATTTACGAATGCATTAGTAAGGTGTGCTCAGTGATTTACGAATGCACTAGTAAGGTGCACTCAATGTTCTGGGCCTCACAGGTGTAGAGTTGAGGCCCCCACTGAAACAAGGAAAGACTCCACTTTTTTCAGCTAGAGACTGAGGCGTCTCATTGTGCAGCCATTATGACACACTGATACTTAAATCTTCAAATACTCaatatgattttgttttttttgttacctTTCAGTCATTTGTCGACTGTGTGGCATTGTGGTAAAAAACTTAACTCATGCTGCACAGGTGAGTCTGCTGTTTAATC
Encoded here:
- the inavaa gene encoding innate immunity activator protein is translated as MDSKDEISDSDSGIILQSGPDSPTSLTKELAVHTRAVRLKHQALEERLEQCLQELRKLCIREAELTGQLPADYPLMPGEKRPCVHRRVGATFSLNRESVQSEGKDPELLSLEGKLALQMRILEAARKLCLEEHLSRSVKRSRLQQSKREERKLTELQRALSLRREIFTYPVAKLSDPDTLDESLSDSALLKEEVKDQATHVFSEHLCSEDPPEHLQHQPRDPPPDVLEGPRPTQSCRVEYERCPVPNSPWKESSLDQPYRKPIKTQSANSSRSCSPVVTPRSTPVHLQLGDALPPLVLAQTPGQSEACSAPCTPELPQRRPHFQSFRLPRYQTPDTSEKNRAPGQLLCLRPRDLSMTPPEYSALMAGFGKLRYASSSEDSSSEHSVSSHTSSPGRDSPSEMTRSCPPPYGYYIAHHSSSNDTRRQFSPHESRLHRGPPNSGPHVSSCPHNRQHTGHLKGPQPQSGSSFCRPSQVQHPTSCNTALMGQELGYPPELDVARLYLSPPPLAQGAAPQYNHWNGRAPPPHVRLARAPSLREYPQHHSWASPQGLVSEELRSWQQRTQSREARSRSLDRTGAERASQPQTAGLQAPKVPQRRILQRAPDGTPVQWFEEEECEIVSQV